In Helianthus annuus cultivar XRQ/B chromosome 9, HanXRQr2.0-SUNRISE, whole genome shotgun sequence, the following are encoded in one genomic region:
- the LOC110878643 gene encoding UPF0603 protein At1g54780, chloroplastic: MIKIDNTLSTKVKQPIQTTHNNSFHNYTSKHHENNNRMFIIKSLLQMETILAPRSLSSLFNLKSTLQQQNPTRSSNTLTLPNPKPLCCNLKKDSFFQSFSAIPTNPTWFSHGLAALAISLALNFTPVGSAVASEFDVLNDGPPKESYVVDDAGVLSRVTRSDLKNLLSDLEYRKKIRINFVTVRKLTSKADAFEYADQVLERWYPTLEEGNNKGIVVLVTSQKEGAVTGGPAFIQAVGDTVLDSVVSQNLPVLAVDEKYNEALYSSAKRLAAAIDGLPDPGGPQPKDAKRESNFKTKEETAEKRDQFTVVVGGLLVIAFVVPMAQYYAYVSKK, translated from the exons atgattaAAATAGATAACACATTATCCACAAAAGTGAAGCAGCCAATCCAAACCACTCATAATAACTCGTTCCACAACTACACATCCAAACACCATGAGAACAACAATCGCATGTTCATCATCAAATCCCTGCTGCAAATGGAAACCATTTTAGCTCCAAGATCTTTATCTTCTCTTTTCAATCTTAAATCCACACTCCAACAACAAAATCCCACCAGATCATCAAACACCCTCACTCTCCCAAACCCCAAACCCCTTTGCTGTAATCTCAAAAAAGATTCATTCTTTCAATCTTTTTCAGCAATTCCCACCAACCCAACTTGGTTTTCACATGGGTTAGCCGCTTTGGCTATCTCCTTAGCACTCAATTTCACTCCAGTTGGGTCCGCAGTTGCATCCGAATTTGATGTGCTCAATGATGGCCCCCCGAAAGAAAGCTATGTGGTGGATGATGCTGGTGTTCTTAGCCGGGTTACCCGGTCGGATTTGAAGAATTTGTTGTCGGATTTGGAGTACCGGAAGAAAATTCGGATTAATTTTGTCACTGTTCGGAAGCTCAcg AGTAAAGCTGATGCGTTCGAGTATGCAGACCAAGTATTGGAGCGTTGGTACCCGACACTTGAAGAGGGAAACAACAAAGGGATAGTGGTACTGGTGACCAGTCAAAAAGAAGGGGCAGTGACCGGGGGCCCTGCATTCATCCAGGCTGTCGGTGATACTGTTCTTGATTCCGTTGTATCCCAGAACCTTCCTG TGTTGGCGGTAGACGAGAAGTATAATGAAGCACTTTATAGTAGTGCTAAACGACTCGCTGCAGCGATTGACGGTCTACCTGATCCTGGTGGCCCGCAACCTAAAGACGCCAAAAGGGAATCCAACTTCAAAACTAAGGAAGAGACGGCTGAGAAACGAGACCAGTTTACAGTCGTTGTCGGAGGTTTGTTGGTTATTGCTTTCGTTGTCCCCATGGCACAATACTATGCCTATGTCTCCAAAAAGTAG